Proteins from one Mucilaginibacter jinjuensis genomic window:
- the aroC gene encoding chorismate synthase, translating into MAGNTFGQIFRITTFGESHGEAIGVIIDGCPAQLDIDLDYIQSELDKRKPGQSKITTQRKEADTVKILSGVFEGKTTGTPIAMIIPNEDQRSKDYSHNTDVFRPSHADYTYHSKYGIRDHRGGGRSSARETAARVAAGAVAKLMLKAKGIEVIAHVSSVGKIDAPNVDISNPQAFIEEREKNIVRCVDPATAEEMIEKIDSIRKQGDTIGGKVTCFITNCPVGLGEPVFDKLHADLGKAMLSINAVHGFEYGSGFEGSEMQGSEHNDLFVNTGDQIRTLTNYSGGIQGGISNGMPINFKVAFKPVATIMTNQQTVDANGDAAEIQGKGRHDPCVVPRAVPIVEAMAALVIADHYLRNKSAIL; encoded by the coding sequence ATGGCAGGCAATACCTTCGGGCAAATATTCAGGATAACAACTTTTGGCGAATCGCATGGCGAGGCAATTGGTGTAATTATAGACGGCTGTCCGGCTCAACTGGACATCGACTTGGATTACATTCAATCAGAGCTGGACAAGCGCAAACCTGGTCAGTCTAAAATTACTACGCAACGTAAAGAGGCCGATACAGTAAAGATTCTTTCAGGCGTATTTGAAGGTAAAACAACCGGTACACCTATCGCGATGATTATCCCGAATGAAGATCAACGCTCTAAGGATTACAGCCATAATACAGATGTGTTCCGCCCATCGCATGCCGATTATACTTACCACAGTAAATATGGCATCCGCGATCACCGTGGTGGCGGCCGTTCATCAGCCCGCGAAACTGCTGCCCGTGTGGCGGCAGGTGCGGTGGCTAAACTAATGCTTAAAGCAAAAGGAATCGAGGTAATTGCACACGTAAGCAGCGTAGGCAAAATTGATGCGCCGAATGTAGATATCAGCAATCCGCAAGCATTTATTGAAGAGCGTGAAAAAAATATTGTAAGATGTGTTGACCCGGCTACGGCTGAGGAAATGATCGAGAAGATCGACAGCATCCGTAAGCAAGGCGATACCATCGGTGGTAAAGTAACCTGCTTTATTACCAATTGCCCTGTTGGCTTGGGCGAACCTGTTTTCGATAAGCTACATGCGGACTTAGGCAAGGCGATGCTGAGCATCAACGCTGTACACGGTTTCGAATACGGTTCGGGCTTCGAGGGCAGCGAGATGCAAGGCTCTGAGCATAACGATTTGTTTGTAAACACCGGCGATCAGATCCGTACGCTGACCAATTATTCTGGCGGTATTCAGGGCGGTATCAGCAATGGTATGCCTATTAACTTTAAAGTAGCCTTTAAACCGGTAGCCACCATTATGACCAATCAGCAAACCGTTGATGCCAATGGCGATGCCGCCGAAATACAAGGCAAAGGCCGCCACGACCCTTGTGTGGTTCCGCGTGCTGTACCTATTGTAGAAGCGATGGCTGCGCTGGTTATTGCAGATCATTATTTAAGGAATAAATCGGCTATATTGTAA